In the genome of Hippoglossus hippoglossus isolate fHipHip1 chromosome 12, fHipHip1.pri, whole genome shotgun sequence, one region contains:
- the mtfp1 gene encoding mitochondrial fission process protein 1: MDPAEEKTSKAVDVYRDTWVRFLGYANEVGEAFRALVPVSLVRGSYAVATVYVTADAVDKGKKAALAHGENPGKTTRIAAAVVDTFVWQALASVIIPGFTINRVCATSLYLLGRTTKLPLSVRKWTTTAIGLSTIPFIITPIDRSVDFLLDSSLRKVYNAGEKHE; the protein is encoded by the exons atgGATCCCGCAGAAGAAAAGACGAGCAAAGCGGTCGATGTTTACCGCGACACATGGGTCCGCTTCCTCG GTTATGCCAATGAGGTTGGGGAGGCCTTTCGGGCTCTGGTGCCAGTGAGTCTGGTGCGGGGCAGCTATGCTGTGGCCACTGTGTACGTTACTGCTGACGCTGTGGACAAAGGGAAGAAGGCAGCTCTG GCCCACGGGGAGAACCCAGGCAAGACGACACGGATAGCCGCAGCAGTGGTGGACACGTTTGTGTGGCAGGCCCTCGCCTCTGTGATCATCCCGGGCTTCACCATTAACCGCGTGTGTGCCACATCGCTCTACCTGCTGGGCAGAACCACCAAGTTGCCTCTGTCAGTCCGCAAGTGGACCACCACAGCTATCGGCCTCTCCACCATCCCCTTCATCATCACTCCTATAGACAG GTCAGTGGATTTCCTGCTGGATTCCAGCCTCCGGAAAGTCTACAATGCGGGAGAGAAACACGAATAA